Below is a window of Verrucomicrobiales bacterium DNA.
TTTAACGAGTTGGTGCATAGCGGTATACTGACCTCGGTTCGAGGGGGCGAATTCAATCAGAAAGAATTACCGTCCTTCCAAAGGGGCGTGATGGTTCGCGACTCAGCCCCCCAGGCTGCCGCGTTTGATTAGAACCCCTTGACCGCTTCCGCCATCGAACGCCGGATCAGCTCCCGATTTCGGGCGTCGCGGACATCCACCGGATTGAAGTCATCGGTCAGAATCATCCCATGGCTCGGGTCGGTGGTAATCAGGCTGTCAAAACCCGTGCGAACTTCCTTCATTTTGAAGGGATGAACTCGAGCCAGACTCGGCGCCCGCACCATCTGAAGGGTCTCCGCCATCGAGGCCACCAGGATCACGTTGCCATTGCTGGTCGAATGCATGCGCACGCTCCGAAAGACCGAGCCGAGCGTTTTCTCCATCGATGCCAGAAAAAAATCGTCGGGGGTCAACTCGAAATCCCCAAAGGAATTCATCAGGAACACCCCTCCGTCCGTAAGCACACTCCGCACCGATTCAAAGGTTTCCCGGGTCATGAGATGTGATGGCGGGGAGTCGCCCAAAAACGCGTCCAGGATCACCGCATCGTAGCGATTGGTCGTTCGATGCAGGAAGTGGCGTCCGTCCCCGATCACGATCTGGAACAGGTTGGTATCCAGGAAAAAATGCTTTCGCCCCAGGTCGACATATTCCGGATTGATCTCCACCGCAGTCACCTGGGCCCCGTCTTTGGCAAAGGCTGTCGGCACAAATCCCACCCCCATGCCAACCACCAGCACGGACGTAATGTTGGTGTGGTACGCGCGCGCCAGACCGTGCTCCAGGTAGCTGAAAGCGAGCAGGCTTTGGCCATTGGTGGCATCGCAGGAGTTCTGCATCAAAAAGTCGTTGAGCAGTGCTATCTGGGGAGTGGTTTTGGACTGGATCACCTGCATCAGCCCGAAGGGCGAATTCCGACGTTCAAGCTCCGTCCAGTGTTTGAAAGTCGATCGGGTCTGGCCTCGGATTCCCACCGCACCGCCCCAGCAGACCGCCAGCGCTACCACCAAGGCCCCCGCTACCCGCAACGCGCCACGGTTCCACGCCGCGAAGTACGCGACGCTGAGCAAGGTCAGCCCCGACGCAATCAGATGAAGCGCCACGACATTCTGAAGGTTCGGCACCAGAACCAAGCCGGCCAGCAGGGCTCCGCCGACGCTTCCCAAAGTGCTCACGGCGGAAAGCGAACCCGCCTGGCTTCCCACATTGTTCGGCGTAACCGGTAGGCTGCGCAGCAGAAAGGGTCCGGTGATGGCCAACAACAGCAGCGGAACGAAAAACAGCACGCCGCCAGCCACCAGGGAAGCAACCGCCAGATTCCACCGCAGGGCGTAAAAGGCGATGGGTTCGGTGAATGGCAAGACCAAGGCGAGCCAGACGGCCGCCGCCCCCATGCTGCCGAAGAGCCAAGTCAGCGATCGCTGGCGATCGGACATTCTCCC
It encodes the following:
- a CDS encoding fused MFS/spermidine synthase produces the protein MLDITSKQPASPPLWFLLLVAALNGAAILILQIVGGKLLAPYLGSSHYVWTAQILVTMVALVVGYEFGGRMSDRQRSLTWLFGSMGAAAVWLALVLPFTEPIAFYALRWNLAVASLVAGGVLFFVPLLLLAITGPFLLRSLPVTPNNVGSQAGSLSAVSTLGSVGGALLAGLVLVPNLQNVVALHLIASGLTLLSVAYFAAWNRGALRVAGALVVALAVCWGGAVGIRGQTRSTFKHWTELERRNSPFGLMQVIQSKTTPQIALLNDFLMQNSCDATNGQSLLAFSYLEHGLARAYHTNITSVLVVGMGVGFVPTAFAKDGAQVTAVEINPEYVDLGRKHFFLDTNLFQIVIGDGRHFLHRTTNRYDAVILDAFLGDSPPSHLMTRETFESVRSVLTDGGVFLMNSFGDFELTPDDFFLASMEKTLGSVFRSVRMHSTSNGNVILVASMAETLQMVRAPSLARVHPFKMKEVRTGFDSLITTDPSHGMILTDDFNPVDVRDARNRELIRRSMAEAVKGF